A window from Mycolicibacterium tokaiense encodes these proteins:
- the mbtG gene encoding NADPH-dependent L-lysine N(6)-monooxygenase MbtG, translating to MSSTLAIIGAGAKAVAVAAKAAALRDMGISAPEVVAVERTAVAANWQASGGWTDGEHRLGTSPEKDIGFPYRSAVAPGRNAELDERMTRHSWQSYLISTGQFAEWIDRGRPAPPHRRWAQYLQWVADAVGMTVVHGQVESLAVQDSPAGRRWALHTRETTVHADAVMVTGPGQAERSLLPGNPRVLSIAQFWHRVAEHDRINAERVAVIGGGETAASMLNELFRHRVSSITVISPQVTLFTRGEGYFENALFSDPTGWTQLTVAERRDAMARTDRGVFSARVQDALLADDRIRHLRGRVAHAVGRDGQIRLTLSTNRGGEHIETVHGFDLVVDGSGADALWFTELFSQDALDLLELGLGGPLTGDRLQEAIGHDLAVADVEPKLFLPNLSGITQGPGFPNLSCLGLLSDRILGADLSADSYPSTRRTDEQQPIR from the coding sequence GTGAGCAGCACACTCGCGATCATCGGTGCCGGCGCCAAGGCGGTGGCCGTCGCGGCCAAGGCCGCCGCGCTGCGCGACATGGGCATTTCCGCACCGGAGGTGGTGGCCGTCGAACGCACCGCGGTCGCGGCCAACTGGCAGGCCAGTGGGGGCTGGACCGATGGCGAGCACCGGCTGGGTACCAGTCCGGAGAAGGACATCGGCTTTCCGTACCGCTCGGCGGTGGCCCCCGGTCGCAATGCCGAACTGGACGAGCGGATGACCCGGCACAGCTGGCAGTCCTACCTGATCAGCACCGGGCAGTTCGCCGAGTGGATCGATCGGGGCAGGCCGGCCCCGCCGCACCGCCGCTGGGCGCAGTACCTGCAGTGGGTGGCCGATGCCGTGGGGATGACGGTGGTGCACGGGCAGGTGGAGAGCCTCGCCGTGCAGGACAGCCCCGCCGGCAGGCGCTGGGCACTGCACACCCGGGAGACCACGGTGCACGCCGATGCGGTGATGGTGACCGGCCCCGGCCAGGCAGAACGCTCGCTCCTGCCCGGGAATCCGCGGGTGCTGTCCATCGCTCAGTTCTGGCACCGGGTGGCCGAGCACGATCGGATCAACGCCGAACGGGTAGCCGTGATCGGGGGCGGTGAGACGGCGGCCTCGATGCTCAATGAGCTCTTCCGGCACCGTGTTTCGTCCATAACCGTGATCTCGCCGCAGGTCACGCTGTTCACCCGAGGTGAGGGCTACTTCGAGAACGCGCTGTTCTCCGATCCCACCGGGTGGACCCAACTCACCGTCGCCGAACGACGCGATGCCATGGCCCGCACCGACCGCGGCGTCTTCTCGGCCCGCGTACAGGACGCCTTGCTGGCCGATGACCGCATCCGTCACCTGCGGGGCAGGGTGGCCCATGCCGTCGGCCGGGACGGTCAGATCCGGCTCACCCTCTCGACGAATCGCGGCGGTGAGCACATCGAGACCGTGCACGGTTTCGACCTGGTGGTCGACGGTTCGGGTGCTGATGCGCTGTGGTTCACCGAGCTGTTCAGTCAAGACGCCCTGGATCTGTTGGAGCTCGGGTTGGGCGGCCCGCTGACCGGGGACCGGTTGCAGGAAGCCATCGGCCATGACCTTGCCGTCGCCGATGTGGAGCCGAAGTTGTTCCTGCCCAACCTGTCCGGCATCACCCAGGGTCCGGGCTTCCCGAATCTGAGTTGCCTCGGCCTGCTGTCCGATCGGATACTGGGCGCAGACCTGAGCGCCGATTCCTACCCGTCAACGAGGAGAACCGATGAGCAGCAACCCATTCGATGA